The following coding sequences are from one Beggiatoa alba B18LD window:
- a CDS encoding PAS domain S-box protein, whose translation MGAISFYATMNIHAQLSHLSWGFLCFVDFNGHLKQVSPCCTQQLRQFVPLQHKKSLLNVSCWTFIHKADQANVRLALQQLKNNQAVNFETRCLDITGHWRWLLWQAQPNLKELGFFAQLTDITEYKNKIVQQSITVLTDSPRQLHLDNADIPPDFPNIASIFDSVSTIICYKDVNNKIICTNNALANLLQLPLHAIQGRYYDSLVPEQEAKRAYADDLEVIRTQRAKLGVIESFTIKGQLCWLHTDKIPYFDQHHQVIGILIVATDITEYQQINLAILSASEKKYRILFEQSLFGIFHSTPDGKLLDANPALAQIFGYDSTHSMKANIHHIGKQLAIYPAQQQQITDFLEEASSNTAQRLHCLEIHLLRRDRTELTVNLYLGVVRDQHGTARYLEGFIEDISKRKQVAIQLADSENRYQLLAEHATDLISKHSPAGVFLYVSPACVPLLGYSETELLGQNAYDYIHPDDKKQVQQSHARLFRRANQSLENNQQTVTFRVRQKSGAYIWFESNNRLLRFPTGLVKEVVSVSRDITARKLAEQEALRSYHMLLQVLNGLMALVYVADLENYKILYINQFGQEVFGDVAGKICWQVLCQQRPEKAPCYLCRQSIRHNDPIMEDMYFWEHYDTTHKQWYSVNNRSIEWVDGRTVRLVIAYNITAQKQTETALRISQERYSLAVNAGKTGVWDWNIDNNNLYLDDNLKALLGFAPEELPSRIDTWTALDHPDDVQGVINISKEYLQGLREHYEFEHRMRHKNGTYRWMLTRGTIVEQGQHKRMIGTSTDITERKLAEERAQEQTRLLNGLAMVSHFLLTIPDFYEGVKTALDILGQVMNVDRAYVFENFTNEDASEILTRQRFVWLHDDFKRACYVPQRRCFSYTQDLMGWYELLLKSQPIKSSVRALSPFLQTLFNVSQIQTIFIVPLHFEGRLWGFIGVDSREPHREWSDYENFFLQAVGNSIRSTIARYQIKQSLQISEKKFRSLFEYNQDSIFIIDKQGLTHFVNPAAERLYKVPEGHLLGKQLGLPTAPDLSLDLVLLDYEENYHIVELISVSIEWEGEQGVMLTLRDLTERKLAERRILEGETRLTTVINHLPVILFATDMHGRYTLLRGKGLKTLGLKDDALLGVSCFDNLKHLPNLIQDVRQALSGHEVCGEIQLRGRVFEVRYSPQFDSVGRQQGILGVATDITSLKQVEKALREAKENAESANRSKSDFLATMSHEIRTPMNGVIGMTQLLLNTKLTSQQRHYIEIIRSSGDSLLTVINDILDFSKIEAGKLVLDVIDGDIRQLVDDMMKLFAAPAQHKGIELLYELPAEFPNYLRCDPLRLRQILNNLVGNAIKFTEEGYVLLKIQCDELTCEQVQLQVDVIDTGIGISPLVRDNLFKPFTQADSSTSRRYGGTGLGLVITRRLVEMMQGMMGICDTQTTRGSHFWVNLPLEKAETVPPVLFENMAVLNGLRVLIVEDNLVHQQILQTELNHWQVQSYCVENAVLALESLIQYNELHKPYHLILLDETLMQSGESLTFIKSVKNDYRFKQIPIILMTTVQYELQSSLPEHLATPLTKPIRQQDLLNALLSIATPHYSPIHTLSPLQTQPLPQHTCRLLLAEDNIINQEVAKDMLQQLGCYVTIAHNGREALQRLEQESFDLILMDCYMPYMDGFEASLRIRERERCLSLPPVPIIALTANAMQGDRERCLSAGMNDYLSKPVIFEQLQDMLKVWLKTHTTMESMSLPPFIEKIPIMSPHAHLQQQTKSETHLQPIDNTLISYMREHSQRNINWLLDLFMNELPRYLNELEQAVIIGDCDNIFLIAHKLKGASANMGAYPLVNLCKLMEGYGKSRNPERAGECLQAMHYESQRVIQALEQEKSQYI comes from the coding sequence ATGGGTGCAATTTCTTTTTATGCAACTATGAATATACACGCACAATTATCGCATTTATCTTGGGGGTTTTTATGTTTTGTTGACTTTAATGGTCATTTAAAACAAGTATCTCCCTGCTGTACCCAACAATTGCGGCAATTTGTGCCATTGCAACACAAAAAATCATTACTCAATGTTTCTTGTTGGACATTTATTCACAAAGCAGATCAAGCCAATGTCCGCCTAGCCTTACAACAACTAAAAAACAATCAAGCAGTCAATTTTGAAACACGCTGTTTAGATATAACGGGACATTGGCGGTGGTTATTATGGCAAGCACAGCCAAATCTTAAAGAGCTTGGTTTTTTTGCACAACTAACTGATATTACAGAATATAAAAACAAGATTGTTCAACAATCTATAACGGTATTGACTGATTCACCTCGACAACTTCACTTAGATAATGCGGATATTCCGCCTGATTTTCCCAATATTGCCAGTATTTTCGACAGTGTTTCCACCATTATCTGTTACAAAGATGTTAATAATAAAATTATCTGTACTAACAATGCACTGGCTAATTTACTGCAATTGCCTCTCCATGCGATACAAGGGCGTTATTATGACAGCCTTGTACCAGAGCAGGAGGCAAAGCGAGCATATGCCGATGATTTAGAAGTTATTAGGACACAACGAGCAAAATTAGGGGTCATTGAATCCTTTACCATCAAAGGGCAACTATGCTGGTTACATACCGATAAAATTCCTTATTTTGACCAACACCATCAAGTCATTGGTATTTTAATTGTTGCGACGGATATTACAGAATATCAACAAATTAACCTCGCCATTTTAAGCGCGAGTGAGAAAAAATATCGTATTTTATTTGAACAATCGTTATTTGGTATTTTTCACAGCACACCCGATGGAAAATTGCTGGATGCAAATCCCGCGCTTGCGCAAATTTTCGGCTATGACTCCACGCATAGCATGAAAGCCAATATCCATCATATTGGTAAACAACTGGCAATTTATCCTGCACAACAACAACAGATTACTGATTTTTTAGAAGAAGCCTCTAGTAATACCGCACAACGTTTGCATTGCTTAGAAATTCATTTATTGCGCCGTGACCGTACCGAATTAACCGTTAATTTATATTTAGGTGTCGTGCGTGACCAGCACGGAACAGCGCGTTATTTAGAAGGCTTTATTGAAGATATTTCTAAGCGAAAACAAGTTGCTATCCAATTAGCAGACAGTGAAAACCGCTACCAATTATTAGCGGAACATGCAACGGATTTAATCTCTAAGCATTCTCCTGCTGGCGTATTTTTATATGTTTCCCCCGCGTGCGTTCCACTTTTAGGCTATAGCGAAACAGAACTATTGGGACAGAATGCGTATGACTACATCCATCCCGATGATAAAAAACAAGTTCAGCAAAGCCACGCCCGTTTATTTCGTCGCGCTAATCAATCCCTAGAAAATAATCAACAAACCGTTACTTTTCGTGTTCGGCAAAAATCGGGGGCGTATATTTGGTTTGAAAGTAATAACCGCTTACTCCGTTTTCCAACAGGATTAGTCAAGGAAGTCGTTTCTGTTTCACGAGATATTACGGCGCGTAAATTGGCAGAACAAGAAGCATTACGTTCTTATCACATGCTTTTGCAAGTATTAAATGGATTGATGGCATTAGTGTATGTTGCTGATTTAGAAAATTACAAAATTCTATATATTAATCAATTTGGTCAAGAAGTTTTTGGCGATGTTGCAGGCAAAATTTGCTGGCAAGTGCTTTGCCAACAACGCCCAGAAAAAGCCCCTTGTTATCTTTGTCGTCAATCTATACGCCATAATGACCCTATTATGGAAGATATGTATTTTTGGGAACATTACGACACAACCCATAAACAATGGTATTCCGTGAATAATCGCAGTATCGAATGGGTCGACGGTCGTACCGTTCGCCTCGTTATCGCCTATAACATTACTGCACAAAAACAAACAGAAACTGCTTTGCGTATCAGTCAAGAACGCTATAGCCTTGCTGTTAATGCGGGAAAAACAGGGGTTTGGGATTGGAATATTGATAATAACAACTTGTATTTGGACGATAATCTAAAAGCCTTGTTAGGTTTTGCCCCTGAAGAATTACCTAGCCGTATCGATACGTGGACAGCCTTAGACCATCCCGACGATGTGCAAGGCGTGATTAATATTTCTAAGGAATATTTGCAAGGCTTACGCGAACATTACGAATTTGAACATCGAATGCGCCATAAAAATGGAACATATCGCTGGATGTTGACACGGGGAACAATCGTCGAACAAGGTCAACATAAGCGCATGATAGGCACAAGTACGGATATTACTGAGCGCAAGCTAGCGGAAGAAAGGGCGCAAGAACAAACACGCTTATTAAATGGGTTGGCGATGGTCAGCCATTTTTTATTAACGATTCCTGATTTTTATGAAGGGGTTAAAACCGCATTAGATATTTTAGGGCAGGTCATGAATGTTGACCGTGCTTATGTCTTTGAAAACTTTACCAATGAAGATGCTAGCGAAATTTTAACCCGTCAACGTTTTGTTTGGTTACATGATGATTTCAAAAGAGCTTGTTATGTACCGCAACGGCGTTGCTTTTCTTATACACAAGATTTAATGGGGTGGTATGAACTGCTGTTAAAAAGTCAGCCGATTAAAAGTAGCGTGCGTGCTTTATCTCCTTTTTTACAAACACTTTTTAATGTCAGTCAGATTCAAACCATATTTATTGTGCCTTTACATTTTGAAGGGCGTTTATGGGGATTTATTGGCGTTGACAGTCGAGAGCCACATCGTGAATGGTCTGATTATGAAAACTTTTTCTTACAAGCAGTCGGAAATAGCATTCGCAGCACGATTGCCCGTTATCAAATTAAACAATCGTTACAAATCAGCGAGAAAAAATTCCGTTCTTTATTTGAATATAATCAAGATTCAATTTTTATCATTGATAAACAAGGGTTAACCCATTTTGTCAATCCCGCCGCAGAACGTTTATATAAAGTTCCTGAAGGGCACTTATTAGGCAAACAATTAGGACTCCCGACTGCCCCCGATTTAAGTCTGGATTTGGTTTTGCTCGATTATGAAGAGAATTATCATATTGTTGAGTTAATTAGCGTTTCAATTGAGTGGGAAGGTGAGCAAGGCGTGATGTTGACCTTGCGCGATTTGACAGAGCGCAAACTGGCAGAACGTCGAATTTTAGAAGGAGAAACCAGACTAACTACCGTTATTAATCATTTACCCGTTATTTTGTTCGCAACGGATATGCATGGACGCTATACCCTTCTACGCGGGAAAGGCTTAAAAACCTTAGGGTTAAAAGATGATGCATTACTGGGTGTTTCTTGTTTTGATAACCTCAAACATTTACCGAATCTTATTCAAGACGTGCGTCAAGCCTTAAGCGGTCATGAAGTGTGTGGCGAAATTCAATTGCGCGGGCGCGTTTTTGAAGTCCGTTACAGTCCACAATTTGATAGTGTTGGCAGACAACAAGGTATTTTAGGCGTTGCAACCGATATTACTAGCTTGAAACAAGTTGAAAAAGCGTTACGAGAAGCGAAAGAAAATGCTGAATCAGCAAATCGGTCAAAAAGTGATTTTCTCGCAACCATGAGTCATGAAATTCGTACCCCCATGAATGGGGTTATCGGTATGACGCAATTATTATTAAATACGAAACTGACTTCACAACAACGTCATTATATTGAAATTATTAGGAGTTCTGGAGATAGTTTACTGACCGTTATTAACGATATTTTAGATTTTTCTAAAATTGAAGCGGGTAAACTGGTATTAGATGTGATTGATGGGGATATTCGGCAACTGGTCGATGACATGATGAAGTTATTTGCTGCCCCTGCACAACATAAAGGAATAGAACTACTCTATGAATTACCTGCTGAATTTCCTAATTATCTTCGCTGTGACCCGCTACGCTTGCGTCAAATTCTTAATAATCTGGTTGGTAATGCCATTAAATTTACAGAAGAAGGCTATGTCCTGCTGAAAATTCAATGTGATGAATTAACGTGTGAACAAGTTCAATTACAAGTTGATGTTATCGATACAGGGATTGGTATCAGTCCATTAGTGCGCGATAACTTGTTTAAGCCCTTTACACAAGCAGACTCGTCAACCAGTCGCCGTTATGGCGGAACGGGTTTAGGTTTAGTCATTACTCGTCGTTTAGTAGAAATGATGCAGGGGATGATGGGGATTTGTGATACACAAACCACTCGCGGCAGTCATTTTTGGGTCAACCTGCCTTTAGAAAAAGCAGAGACAGTGCCCCCCGTTTTATTTGAAAACATGGCGGTTTTAAACGGCTTACGAGTGTTGATTGTAGAGGATAATCTTGTTCATCAACAAATATTACAAACAGAATTAAATCATTGGCAAGTACAATCTTATTGTGTCGAAAACGCGGTGCTTGCATTAGAATCTTTAATTCAATACAACGAGTTGCATAAGCCATATCATCTGATTTTATTGGATGAAACCTTAATGCAAAGCGGGGAAAGTTTGACGTTTATCAAATCTGTAAAAAATGATTACCGTTTCAAACAAATCCCGATTATTTTAATGACCACCGTACAATATGAGCTACAATCCAGCCTCCCTGAACATCTTGCAACACCACTGACAAAGCCAATTCGTCAACAAGATTTATTAAATGCGTTACTCAGTATTGCCACGCCTCACTACTCCCCCATTCACACGTTATCCCCGTTACAAACACAACCCTTGCCACAACATACTTGTCGTTTATTATTGGCAGAAGATAATATTATTAATCAAGAAGTAGCTAAAGATATGCTACAACAATTAGGCTGTTATGTAACGATTGCACACAATGGACGTGAAGCCCTACAACGTTTAGAACAAGAAAGTTTCGACCTGATTCTGATGGATTGCTATATGCCCTATATGGATGGTTTTGAAGCCAGTTTACGCATTCGTGAACGTGAACGTTGTTTGAGCCTGCCACCTGTTCCCATCATTGCGTTAACGGCAAATGCCATGCAAGGCGACCGTGAACGTTGTCTCAGTGCGGGTATGAATGATTATCTGAGTAAGCCCGTCATTTTTGAACAATTACAAGACATGCTTAAAGTATGGTTAAAAACCCATACAACCATGGAGAGTATGTCGCTCCCTCCTTTCATCGAGAAAATACCGATAATGTCTCCACATGCTCATCTTCAACAACAGACAAAGTCAGAAACACACCTCCAACCCATCGATAATACTTTAATTAGCTACATGCGTGAGCATTCACAACGGAATATCAACTGGTTATTAGATTTATTTATGAATGAACTACCGCGATATCTCAACGAGTTAGAACAAGCAGTTATCATTGGCGATTGCGACAATATTTTTTTAATTGCGCACAAACTCAAAGGGGCGAGTGCCAATATGGGCGCGTATCCCTTAGTCAATTTATGCAAACTGATGGAAGGCTATGGAAAAAGTCGCAATCCTGAACGAGCAGGGGAATGTTTACAAGCCATGCATTATGAAAGTCAGCGCGTCATTCAAGCATTAGAGCAAGAAAAATCACAATATATCTAG
- a CDS encoding KilA-N domain-containing protein, whose amino-acid sequence MTHNDEDYISLTDMVSSFEGGSALIEAWLRNKDTVEFLGVWEKLNNPDFNLSSASFF is encoded by the coding sequence ATAACTCACAATGATGAGGATTATATAAGTTTAACTGATATGGTAAGTAGTTTTGAAGGTGGTTCAGCACTTATTGAGGCATGGCTTCGTAACAAGGACACCGTTGAGTTTTTAGGTGTTTGGGAAAAGCTAAACAATCCTGATTTTAACCTAAGTTCGGCGAGTTTCTTTTAA
- a CDS encoding respiratory nitrate reductase subunit gamma, with translation MTELLTAFYALSFYLATSVFFIGTAVKIYQYATTPAPLKIPLTPAPLTLIGVIWRQLKEILFFRSLFYANSWIWLFSWSFHIALIFIFLRHLRYILDPIPPFIFTIQPLGIYAGFIFIFGLIGLLLRRLCLERIRYISSPSDYLMLLLLLLIAGSGLLMRFILHTDIVQFKIFMRSLFSFQWQAIPTDPVLLLHLGSALLLLLLFPFSKLLHATGVFFSPSRYQVDNSRT, from the coding sequence ATGACTGAACTACTCACTGCATTTTATGCACTCAGCTTTTACCTTGCGACAAGCGTTTTTTTCATTGGTACAGCGGTTAAAATTTACCAATACGCCACCACGCCCGCCCCGCTAAAAATCCCGCTAACGCCCGCGCCTTTAACGCTAATCGGTGTCATTTGGCGACAATTAAAAGAAATCCTTTTTTTTCGCAGTTTATTCTATGCTAATTCGTGGATTTGGTTATTTAGCTGGTCGTTTCACATTGCTTTGATTTTTATATTTTTACGTCATTTACGCTATATTTTAGACCCCATTCCCCCATTTATTTTTACTATTCAACCGCTGGGTATTTATGCAGGGTTTATTTTTATTTTTGGGTTGATTGGCTTACTGCTACGACGTTTATGCCTTGAACGCATACGTTATATTAGTAGCCCTTCTGATTACTTAATGTTGCTTTTACTGCTTTTAATTGCGGGTTCAGGATTATTAATGCGCTTTATACTGCATACAGATATTGTGCAATTTAAAATATTTATGCGTAGCTTATTCTCTTTTCAGTGGCAAGCTATCCCCACCGACCCTGTATTACTCCTACATCTTGGCAGTGCTTTATTACTGCTCTTACTTTTTCCATTTAGTAAACTTCTTCATGCAACAGGGGTTTTCTTCAGTCCTAGCCGTTATCAAGTGGATAATAGTCGAACCTGA
- a CDS encoding TusE/DsrC/DsvC family sulfur relay protein, with product MTIEVNGKLLETDEDGYLTNLSDWSTDVATEMAKQDGITLTDNHWEVVNFLKEYYSEYQIAPAVRVLTKAIGKKLGAEKGNSKYLYDLFPLGPAKQACRYAGLPKPTGCV from the coding sequence ATGACAATTGAAGTCAACGGCAAACTATTAGAAACTGACGAAGACGGCTACTTAACCAATTTATCCGACTGGTCGACCGATGTTGCGACCGAAATGGCAAAACAAGATGGGATAACACTGACCGACAACCATTGGGAAGTCGTTAATTTCTTAAAAGAATATTACAGTGAATATCAAATTGCCCCTGCTGTGCGCGTTTTAACCAAAGCCATCGGCAAAAAACTCGGCGCAGAAAAAGGTAACAGCAAATACCTATATGACCTTTTCCCCTTGGGTCCCGCAAAACAAGCATGTCGTTACGCAGGATTGCCAAAACCGACAGGATGCGTATAG
- a CDS encoding DUF58 domain-containing protein — protein MSIITDWFRGFAPARFQTSPVIFRRHRIYIVPNHSGLMFALVLLIMLIGSINYSNSMGYLLTFLLFSMALISTFYTVHNLLKLSIEAGKVEPVFVGETVQFHLWIDNRQGIERYALFWQRTPLQAGESAGEPILIDIPANQRQSLTIPVVAQRRGRLFLDRVTVSTTFPLGLFRAWSYVYLDVSTLVYPLPSGQRLLPLGGATNQKGEAGLVVGHGEDFIGYRDYRIGDSPRHIDWKAVAREKGWFIKQYGGTGYTHHWLRWSDVAQLNNLEAKLSQLCLWVLIADNEGANYGLDMPNIQIQPNHGEQHREHCLQVLALFGLPES, from the coding sequence ATGTCAATAATAACTGATTGGTTCAGAGGTTTCGCGCCCGCACGTTTTCAAACCTCACCTGTTATTTTTCGCAGACATCGCATTTACATTGTGCCTAATCATTCAGGACTGATGTTTGCCCTCGTTTTATTGATTATGCTCATTGGCTCAATCAACTACAGTAACAGCATGGGATATTTACTGACCTTTCTCTTGTTCAGTATGGCTTTAATCTCCACCTTTTATACCGTACATAACCTGCTAAAACTCAGTATAGAAGCGGGAAAAGTAGAACCTGTTTTTGTCGGAGAAACAGTACAATTTCATCTCTGGATTGATAATCGTCAAGGAATTGAACGTTATGCCCTTTTCTGGCAACGTACACCGTTACAAGCAGGAGAAAGTGCAGGAGAGCCGATACTGATAGATATTCCTGCGAACCAACGTCAATCTTTAACAATACCCGTCGTAGCACAACGGCGTGGACGTTTATTTTTAGACCGCGTTACCGTCTCAACAACCTTTCCACTGGGTTTATTTCGAGCATGGTCCTATGTTTATTTAGACGTATCTACCCTTGTCTATCCTTTACCCTCAGGGCAACGCCTGCTTCCATTAGGCGGCGCGACTAACCAAAAAGGCGAGGCGGGGCTTGTGGTCGGACATGGTGAAGACTTTATTGGCTACCGCGACTATCGAATTGGTGATTCTCCACGTCATATTGACTGGAAAGCCGTAGCGCGAGAAAAAGGTTGGTTTATCAAGCAATATGGTGGCACAGGATACACCCATCACTGGCTACGCTGGAGCGATGTTGCACAATTAAATAATTTAGAAGCAAAACTATCACAGCTCTGTCTCTGGGTGCTGATTGCAGACAATGAAGGCGCGAATTATGGGCTAGACATGCCAAACATACAAATTCAACCGAATCATGGCGAACAACACCGCGAGCACTGTTTACAAGTATTAGCCTTGTTTGGACTTCCCGAATCATGA
- a CDS encoding tetratricopeptide repeat protein — MMLKKQIVLLSAFCLTGFLAVNTYAIDDQTRQTITQNLLIQNPSPLLQNPTIHALAFNAIAQAIEELSNLPFPDENQRLQAINQLQQGDSSAAIAIYQRLFDQRQTEGGKSQDEAAMMAKHLASFQLLTDLNQGLATYEQAAKLSNNARWWNELGSLYMANAQLDKAEQAFNQVLALPNGSVDNNALAVATGSLGHLYWQQGDFKRAEPQFLRSLEINETLNRQAGILLQYKNLSTLYAKTKEWRKAIPLYEKLIEHYRSTDAQRELAEQYSDLAMAYLHLEDFFTAESQFLKSIEIYQTLADKAHTAAQYRRISGLYEMQGKKAEADEARRKSLALENP, encoded by the coding sequence ATGATGTTAAAAAAGCAAATTGTCTTATTATCTGCTTTCTGTTTAACGGGTTTTTTAGCGGTCAATACCTATGCCATAGATGACCAAACACGCCAAACGATTACCCAAAATCTGTTAATTCAAAATCCCAGCCCTTTACTACAAAATCCCACGATTCACGCCTTAGCATTCAATGCGATTGCACAAGCCATTGAAGAATTAAGCAACTTACCATTTCCTGATGAAAATCAACGTTTACAAGCGATTAATCAGTTGCAACAAGGTGATAGTAGTGCCGCAATTGCCATTTATCAGCGGTTATTTGACCAACGTCAGACTGAAGGGGGGAAAAGCCAAGATGAAGCGGCGATGATGGCGAAGCATTTGGCAAGTTTTCAATTACTTACTGACCTTAATCAAGGCTTGGCAACGTATGAACAAGCGGCAAAATTAAGCAATAATGCCCGTTGGTGGAATGAGTTAGGCAGTTTATACATGGCAAATGCACAGCTAGATAAAGCAGAACAAGCATTTAATCAAGTGTTAGCCCTACCTAATGGTAGCGTGGACAACAATGCTTTAGCGGTCGCAACTGGCAGTTTAGGACATTTATATTGGCAACAAGGGGATTTTAAACGCGCTGAACCCCAGTTTTTACGCAGTTTAGAAATCAATGAAACCCTTAATCGTCAAGCGGGTATTTTGTTGCAATATAAAAATCTCAGCACCTTGTATGCAAAAACCAAAGAATGGCGCAAAGCAATTCCCTTGTATGAAAAATTAATTGAACATTACAGAAGCACTGACGCACAGCGCGAATTAGCGGAACAATACAGCGATTTAGCCATGGCTTACCTCCATTTAGAGGATTTTTTCACCGCAGAATCACAGTTTTTGAAAAGTATAGAGATTTATCAAACTTTAGCAGACAAAGCCCATACAGCCGCCCAATATCGCCGTATCAGTGGACTCTATGAAATGCAGGGTAAAAAAGCAGAAGCGGACGAAGCCCGTCGTAAAAGCCTCGCCTTAGAAAATCCCTAA
- a CDS encoding transglutaminase TgpA family protein yields MTRFLSPTPVFPSPQSLNWLLLSLVMVTLPHIERLPLWTMAFFAVFLGWRFLGTAKQFRLPSHWLKITFALLVMVGIVLSYRTLFGRDAGVALLVALCSLKIIEMHNQRDALLICFLGYFLIITNFLYSQTIPTAIYMFIVVLIMTATLIGLNDYQGGLSRWKRLRLGGLLLLQAIPLMLVLFIFFPRMAGPLWGMPKDAFSGVTGLTNNMILGNISELTVSDEIAFRVKFENNKIPERQNLYWRGPVFSYTDGKEWKSNAERNIIPRNRQVALIDNPYKYSVTLEPHNQRWVFALDMPADVPDNTMINQKYELLTPYPIRQRMRYDVTSYTHYRAEFADKEMLQLNLNLPENMHPRTRALAKQWQQENSDPLAIVQRALRYFNQEPFYYTLTPLTVEQDPIDEFLFDTREGFCEHYAASFTVLMRAAGIPARIVTGYQGGEFNTVGNYVVIRQRDAHAWSEVWIEGAGWVRVEPTGAVAPERIERGATASFASNFDTFAGFELNQESGLGALWQQIKDNWDALNNEWNQWVLGYDNTQQKSFFENFGIKDMSWQNMIIALVILATLILLGVALWLFKRAKRYQDPVQQLYQRFCHKLKQVGVIQEQNEPPLKFAQRAMQLRPDLAPTIEKITSIYIAIRYRSQAHHLLDLRKAVQYFRP; encoded by the coding sequence ATGACGCGCTTTTTATCCCCAACCCCCGTATTTCCTAGCCCCCAAAGTTTAAATTGGTTACTGCTTTCTCTTGTCATGGTCACGCTACCACACATAGAACGCCTACCCCTTTGGACAATGGCATTTTTTGCCGTTTTTCTCGGCTGGCGTTTTTTAGGCACAGCCAAACAATTCCGCCTGCCTAGCCACTGGCTAAAAATCACCTTCGCGCTGTTAGTCATGGTCGGTATTGTTCTCAGCTACCGCACCCTATTCGGACGTGATGCAGGTGTCGCGCTACTGGTTGCACTCTGTAGTTTAAAAATTATTGAAATGCACAATCAGCGCGATGCCTTACTGATTTGCTTTTTAGGCTACTTTCTCATTATTACCAATTTTCTCTACTCGCAAACCATTCCAACCGCGATATACATGTTTATCGTCGTCTTAATCATGACAGCCACCTTAATCGGCTTAAATGACTATCAGGGCGGTTTAAGCCGTTGGAAACGCTTACGACTAGGCGGATTACTACTGTTACAAGCCATCCCCTTAATGCTAGTCCTCTTCATCTTTTTTCCCCGCATGGCGGGCCCTTTATGGGGAATGCCTAAAGATGCCTTTAGTGGTGTAACAGGGCTAACCAACAACATGATACTGGGCAATATCAGTGAGTTAACCGTCTCTGATGAAATTGCATTTCGAGTAAAATTTGAAAATAACAAAATTCCCGAACGCCAAAACCTTTATTGGCGAGGGCCAGTCTTTTCCTATACCGACGGTAAAGAATGGAAAAGTAACGCAGAACGCAACATTATCCCCCGCAATCGGCAAGTCGCACTTATCGACAACCCCTATAAATACAGCGTCACCTTAGAACCCCACAATCAACGCTGGGTTTTCGCCCTAGATATGCCTGCGGATGTGCCAGATAACACCATGATTAACCAAAAGTATGAGTTGCTCACGCCCTATCCAATTCGACAACGAATGCGTTACGATGTCACCTCCTATACCCACTATCGCGCAGAATTTGCCGATAAAGAAATGTTACAACTCAACCTTAATTTGCCTGAGAACATGCACCCACGTACTCGAGCATTAGCCAAACAATGGCAACAAGAAAATTCAGACCCATTAGCCATCGTACAACGTGCACTTCGCTATTTTAATCAAGAACCTTTCTACTACACCTTAACCCCATTAACCGTAGAACAAGACCCCATTGATGAATTTCTCTTTGATACACGAGAAGGCTTTTGTGAACACTATGCCGCATCTTTTACCGTACTCATGCGTGCGGCGGGCATTCCTGCGCGTATCGTCACAGGTTATCAAGGCGGAGAATTTAATACTGTGGGTAATTACGTCGTTATACGCCAACGTGATGCCCATGCATGGAGTGAAGTCTGGATTGAAGGCGCGGGTTGGGTACGGGTAGAACCCACAGGCGCGGTCGCCCCTGAGCGCATAGAACGCGGCGCAACCGCCAGTTTTGCCAGCAATTTCGACACTTTTGCAGGATTTGAACTGAACCAAGAATCAGGCTTAGGCGCACTCTGGCAACAGATAAAAGATAATTGGGATGCACTGAATAATGAATGGAACCAATGGGTTTTAGGCTACGACAACACCCAACAAAAAAGTTTTTTTGAAAACTTTGGTATTAAAGACATGTCATGGCAAAACATGATTATTGCACTGGTTATCTTAGCGACATTAATACTTTTAGGTGTTGCATTATGGCTCTTTAAACGAGCAAAACGTTATCAAGACCCTGTTCAACAACTTTACCAACGTTTTTGTCATAAACTCAAACAAGTTGGCGTTATTCAAGAACAGAATGAACCCCCGTTAAAGTTTGCACAACGAGCGATGCAACTACGCCCTGATTTAGCCCCTACAATAGAGAAAATTACAAGTATTTATATTGCCATACGCTATCGTAGCCAAGCCCATCATTTACTAGACCTACGAAAAGCAGTGCAATATTTCCGTCCTTAA